In the Thermodesulfobacteriota bacterium genome, GATCTGACGCACCAGCTCCTCCACGGTCTGGAACTTCCGCTCGTCGCGGATCCGGTCGCGGAACCACACGGTCATCTCCTGTCCGTAGAGATCTCCGTCGAACCCGAACAGGTGCGCCTCCACCCCGAGGGAGTTCTCCCCGAAGGTCGGGTTGAACCCGACGTTCGCCACGCCCCGGTACGCCCTCCCGCCGGCCTCGGCGTCGACCACGTACACTCCCGGGAGGGGAATCAGCTCCTGCGCGTATTGCACGTTCGCCGTGGGAAAGCCCAGCCGGCGCCCCCGCGCGCTCCCCCGGATCACCCGCCCCGCCACCTTGTACGGGCGGCACAGCAGCTCCTCCGCCTCCCGCACCCGCCCCGCGAGGAGCAGCTCCCGGATCCGGCTCGAGCTCACGATCGCCCCGCCGCGCAGCAGCGGAGGCACGATGTCCACGGAGAAGCCCAGCTCCCGTCCCAGGCGCGACAGCAGCTCCGGGGACCCGGTCCGGTTCTTCCCGAAGGTGAAGTCGTACCCCACCGTGACGACTCGAGCCCGCATCCGGTCGCGCAGGATCGTCCGGGCGAACTCTTCCGGCGTCATCCCGCCGATCTCCCCGTCGAACGACTCCACCACGAACACGTCGATCCCGAGCTCCTCCATCCGCGCGGCCTTTTCGCCGATCGTCGTGATCTCGTAGAAGCGCGCGCCGGGGGAGAAGAAGCGGATCGGGTGGGGAGAGAACGTGATCACTGCGGAAAGCGCGTCCAATTCCCGCGAATGCGCCAACGTCCGCCGGATCAGTTCCCTGTGGCCGAGATGGACCCCGTCGAAGTTGCCGATCGTGACGGAGGTATCCCCCGGAGGGGAAAACCCCCGGGATCCTTCGAT is a window encoding:
- a CDS encoding bifunctional riboflavin kinase/FAD synthetase, whose translation is MKYIEGSRGFSPPGDTSVTIGNFDGVHLGHRELIRRTLAHSRELDALSAVITFSPHPIRFFSPGARFYEITTIGEKAARMEELGIDVFVVESFDGEIGGMTPEEFARTILRDRMRARVVTVGYDFTFGKNRTGSPELLSRLGRELGFSVDIVPPLLRGGAIVSSSRIRELLLAGRVREAEELLCRPYKVAGRVIRGSARGRRLGFPTANVQYAQELIPLPGVYVVDAEAGGRAYRGVANVGFNPTFGENSLGVEAHLFGFDGDLYGQEMTVWFRDRIRDERKFQTVEELVRQIAKDAEYARESDIPVWREPRGGMEESA